A segment of the Streptomyces sp. ITFR-21 genome:
CAGCGCGCCGCGCGGGGTGGAGGCGTGCGCCAGCCACAGCAGCCGGTCGGCGGAGCGCTTGCCGGTGCGGTGGAAGTACGTGCCGACGGGCCGGCCGGCCAGCGCGTCGGCGGCGCGCACCGCGGAGGTGAGCACCACCGGTACGCCGGCGCCGGTCGCGATGGCGGCGGCCTCGACCTTGGTGACCATGCCGCCGGTGCCGACGCCGGCCCTGCCCGCGCTGCCGATGGAGACCCCTTCGAGGTCGGCGGGCCCGGTGACCTCGGCGATCCGACTGGTGCCGGGTGTACGGGGGTCGCCGTCGTAGAGGGCGTCCACGTCGGAGAGCAGCACCAGCAGGTCGGCGTGGACGAGATGGGCGACCAGGGCCGCGAGCCGGTCGTTGTCCCCGAAGCGGATCTCGTCGGTGGCCACCGTGTCGTTCTCGTTGACGACCGGCAGCGCGCCCATGGACAGCAGCTGGTCCAGGGTGCGGTAGGCGTTGCGGTAGTGGGCCCGGCGGGCCACGTCGTCGGAGGTGAGCAACACCTGGCCGACGCGGATGCCGTAGCGGGCGAAGGAGGCGGTGTAGCGGGCGACCAGCAGGCCCTGGCCGACGCTGGCGGCGGCCTGCTGCCGGGCCAGGTCGCGGGGCCGGCCGGACAGGCCCAGCGGGGCGAGCCCGGCGGCGATGGCGCCGGAGGACACCAGGACGACCTCCCGCTGCTCGCGGGCCCTGGCCAGGACGTCCACCAGGGCGTCCACCCGGTCCGCGTCCAGTCCCCCGGCCGCGGTCGTCAGCGACGACGAGCCGATCTTGACCACGACCCTGCGGGCCTCCACCACGTCCTGCCGCACCGCAGTTGTCACACCGGGCAATCTACGCGAGTGCGGGCGGCCGGTGCCGAGCCGTCCACAGTACGGGCGCCGCGACCCGCGGGGGGATGATTCGCCCACGTGTGCGGGCGCGAGGTAGCGTCCACCGGCAGCGCATCAGCTGCCGCACCCCCGCGTCCCGACGTCCCACAAGGATTCCCATGCCGACACCTCCCCACCCGGTCACCAAGGCTGTTATTCCTGCGGCGGGTCTGGGGACCCGGTTTCTGCCGGCGACGAAGGCGACGCCGAAGGAGATGTTGCCGGTGGTGGACAAGCCGGCGATCCAGTATGTGGTGGAGGAGGCGGTGGCGGCGGGGTTGTCGGACGTGCTGATGATCACGGGGCGGAACAAGCGTCCGTTGGAGGATCACTTCGACCGGAACTACGAGTTGGAGGAGGCGTTGACGCGTAAGGGGGATGCGTCGCGGTTGGCGCGGGTGCGGGAGTCGAGTGATCTGGCGACGGTGCACTATGTGCGGCAGGGGGCGCCGCGGGGGTTGGGGCATGCGGTGTTGTGTGCGGAGCCGCATGTGGGGGATCGGCCGTTCGCGGTGTTGTTGGGGGATGACCTGATCGATCCGCGGGATCCGTTGTTGGCGCGGATGATCGCGGTGCAGGGGCGGTACGGGGGCAGTGTGGTGGCGTTGACGGAGGTGGATCCGGGTCAGATCCATTTGTACGGGGCGGCGGCGATAGTGCCGACGGGTGAGGGGGATGTGGTGCGGGTGACGGGGTTGGTGGAGAAGCCGGATGCGGGGTCGGCTCCGTCGCTTTTCGCGGTGATCGGGCGGTATGTGCTGGATCCGGCGGTGTTCGGGGTGTTGCGGAGGACGGGTCCGGGGCGGGGTGGGGAGATCCAGTTGACGGATGCGTTGGAGGTGCTGGCGGAGCGGGGTGGTGACGGTGGTCCGGTGCACGGGGTGGTGTTCACCGGGCGCCGGTACGACACGGGTGACCGGGGTGACTACCTGCGGGCGATCGTCCGGTTGGCGGCCGAGCGCGAGGACCTCGGCCCCGACTTCCGTACCTGGCTCCGCACCTACGTCACCAAGGAGATGCAGGACTGACGCCCGACGGGTGAACCGGGCCCGCTGAGGGGCGCGCGAGGCCGGACCCGGCCCCGCCGGCCTCCCGGCGGGCCCTCGTCGTACCCCGGGGCCCGGCCCTGCGCGCCCCCCGCCCGCGTCCGCGGGGCGCCCCCGCGGCGGCGACGAGGACGCGGCTCCCCGGTGGCGAACGCCGGGTCGAGCGCCGTCCCCCGTTCCGGCGGCATGCCCGGCGGGCGGCCGCGCCGCGCCCACCACCACGACCACCGCCACGACCGGCCCCCGAGAAGGCGCCGGACGCCACTTCCGCCGTCTCCCGGCACCGCCGCACAGGGCCGAACTCTTGAACGATCCGTGACGAGACGCTGAACAGCCGGTGACGCACGTGGGTTAGGCTGTGGAGTCACCGGAGAACGTAATTCCGAGCAGAGGTGGCTGTGTCAAGAATGACCAATGCGGCTGAGGGGATGCCCGGCCCCGCACCGGACATCAGCGTCGTCGTCATCGTCTACAACGACGCCGCGCGGCTGCCGGCGGCCGTGCGGTCCGTTCTCGGTCAATCGCTGCGCAATGTCGAGGTCGTCATCGCCGACGACTGCTCCACGGACGACTCCTACGAGGTCGCCCGGCAGCTCCAGGCACACGAGCCCGGCCGGGTCCGGGCCATCCGGCTGGCGGAGAACAGCGGCGGCTGCGGCGAGCCCCGCAACCAGGGTGTCAAGGCCGCCACCGGCCGCTATGTCATGTTCCTGGACAGCGACGACGTGCTCGATCCGCACGCCTGCCGCAACATGCTGGAAGCCGCCGAGCGGACCGGCGCCGACCTGGTCTCGGGCAAGTGCGTACGGGTCCACGTGGACAGCCGCCACAACAAGCGCGTCGACTGGTACCCGTGGCTGTACCGCTCCACCCGGACCATCGAAAGCATCACGGAGCTGCCCGACCTCTTCGTCTTCGACACCCTCTCCACCAACAAGTGCTACCGCCGGGAATTCCTGCTGGAAAATCAGCTCAGCTTTCCGCGCGGAATCCACTACGAGGACCTGCTCTTCTCCGCGCAGGCTTATCTGGCGGCCGACCGGATCACCCTCATTCCGCAGACGGTCTACCACTGGAACGTGGTGGAGAAGACCCAGGCGAAATCCATCAGCAACCGGCGCCACGAGATCAACAACTTCGCCGACCGGCTGGAGATCCACCGCCGGGTGGACGCGATCCTGGAGCGCCGCGGCCTGGACGCGCTGCGGCTGCACAAGGACGTCAAGTTCCTCAAGCACGACCTGGTGCTCTACCTGCGCGACCTGCCCTTCCTGGACGACGGCTACCGCCACCGGTTCGCCGAGATGGCCAACGGCTACACCCGGGACTTCCCGCGGCAGGCGTTCGACGCGCTGGACCCGATCCACGCGATCTGCGCCTACCTGCTGCTCCAGGAGGACTGGCCGAACCTGATGCCGGCCATCGACACCCTGATCAACCGCAGGAAGGTGTCGTCGCCGCTGGTCGAGCGGGACGGCCGGGTCTACTGGTGCGCGGACCACCTGGACGACCCGCACGCCCGCGCCATACTGGACGTCACCGAGCAGGGCTACCACACCGTCGCGCTGGACTCCCTGTCGCTGCGCGACGAGCTCACCGGCTACCACGAGGACGCCTCCGGCGTGGTCCTGGACGGCCGGGTCGTCAACCCGCTGGGCGTCGTCCCGCCGGCCGCGCGGCTCACCGCCGAGCTGGAGTTCAAGGCCCGCCGCCGGAGCCTGCGCAGCTACCGGGTGCCGGTGCCGGCGGTGCGCCACGAAGGCGACTTCATCAGCTGGCACGCCGAGGTGCCGCTGCGCCGGATGCTCCGCCCGCTGGGCGTCCTCGACGAGGTGTGGGACATCCGGCTGCGGCTGACCGCCGACGGCCGGACCACCACGGGCAAGATCACCGCGGGCAACACCGACCTGGAGGACGTCGGCGCGATCGAGGTCCGCCCGCTGCTCACCCGGGCCACCGCCGACCGCCTGCGGCCCGAGGTCTCCGCCCGCGGCCACCTGGCCTTCGTGCTCGCCCAGCACGGCAGGGCCGCCAGGACCGGCCGTGCGCTGCTGGACCGCAACCTCCAGGGCGCGACCGGCCGCGCCGCCAAGTCGGTGCTGCGCAAGGCGCGTGCCACCCGCCGCCGCCTCGACTCGGGGCCGGCCAAGGTCCGGGGCTACGAGCGGATGGTCAGGGTGCTGCCGGTGCGCAAGGGCACCGTCGTCTTCGAGAGCCACCTCGGCAAGCAGTACAGCGACAGCCCGCGGGCGATCCACGAGGAGCTGCGCCGCCGCAAGGCCCCCGTGCACGCCGTCTGGTCCTACGACGGCAAGAAGCCGCCGGCGGACTACCCGCGGGACGCGGAGCTGGTCCGGCGGTGGTCGTGGAAGTACCTGCGGGCGCTGGCCCAGGCCGAGTTCTGGATCGACAACCAGGGCTACCCGCTCAAGCTGTCCAAACGGCCCGAGACCACGTATATCCAGACCTGGCACGGCTCGGCGCTCAAGCGGATGGGCTTCGACGAGCCGAAGTACCGGATCATGTCCGAGGGCGACCAGCGGGACTACCAGCGGGCGCTGGACCGGTTCGACCACTTCGTGGTCCGCTCCGAGCACGACGTACGGACCCTGGCCCGCGCCTACCGGCTGCCGGACGACAAACTGCTGCGCACCGGGTATCCGCGCAACGACGCCCTGGTACGGGCCCGGACGGCGGTCGGGCGGCCGCCCGAGGCGCGGGAGCTGGCCGAGAGGCTGGGGCTGCGGGACGGGCTGCCGGTGGTGCTGTACGCGCCGACGTTCCGGGCGGCGGCCGACGGCAAGGTGCGGGCCTTCGAGCCGCCCTTCGACGTGGAGGCGTTCGCCGACCGGTTCGGCGCGGAGTTCACCCTGCTGGTGCGCTCGCACTACCTCAACAAGGTGACGCTGCCGCCGTCGGTCGCCGGCCGGCTCGTCGACGTCACCGCGGTACCCGACATCACCCCGCTGCTGCTGCTCGCCGACGCGCTGGTCACCGACTATTCCTCGGTGATGTTCGACTACGCGCTGCTGGGGCGCCCGATCGTCTTCTACGCCTACGACTGGGAGGAGTACGCGCACGACATCCGCGGCACGTACTTCAACCTGCTGGAGGAGGCGCCGGGTCCGGTGGCACGGACCCAGGAGGAGCTCTTCACCACGCTGGCCGACCTCGACGCGGTCCGGACCAAGTACGGCGACCAGGTGCGGGACTTCGTGGCCCGGTACGGCGAGTACGACCACGGCGACGCGGCGGCCGCGATCGCGGACCGCTTCTTCGGCCCGGCAGGGGGGACCCGGCGATGACCGAGCCCGCAGTGCGGCCGTCCGCGCCGCGTGACATCTTCTTCGTCGCCAACGAGGTCAACGAGCTCGGCGGGGTGGCCCGCTGGCAGGCCCAGATGGCGGGGCTGTTCGCGGCCCGCGGCCACCGGGTGACCGTCGTCGGCGTCGCTCCGCCCGAGGTGCCGATGGACCTCGGCGGCCATCCGCCGTTCGACGCCGTCACGCTCTACGAGGTCCGGCCGCCCGGCCGGCGGCCGAAGTCGCCGCTGGGCCGGGCCAACCCGGCGGCCCGGCTCCGGGAGGCGGCCCGCGACAGGGGCGTCCGGCAGGCCGCCGCGAAGCTCTCCGCGCTGTTCCGGGCGGCGCGCCCCGGCGCCGTGATCATCGTCACCCAGGTGTGGGCGATGGAATGGGTGGCGGTCGCGGACACCGCGGGTCACCGGGTGATCGGGATGAGCCACGAGTCGTACGCGTACTCGCGGCAGTCCTCGCGCTTCCAGCGGGTGGAGAGGCTCTTCCGGGGCGTGGACCGGCTGGTGCTGCTCACCCAGGAGGACGCGGACCTGTGGGCGGGCCGCGGTCTGAACAACGTCGGCTTCATGCCCAATCCGCTGCCGATGATGCCGGAGGTGCCGTCGCCGCGCACCGAGAAGGTGGTGGCCAGCGTGGGACGGCTCAGCCACCAGAAGGGCATCGACATGCTGCTCGACGCCTGGGCGGAGGCGGCCCCGCTGGCGC
Coding sequences within it:
- a CDS encoding UTP--glucose-1-phosphate uridylyltransferase, encoding MPTPPHPVTKAVIPAAGLGTRFLPATKATPKEMLPVVDKPAIQYVVEEAVAAGLSDVLMITGRNKRPLEDHFDRNYELEEALTRKGDASRLARVRESSDLATVHYVRQGAPRGLGHAVLCAEPHVGDRPFAVLLGDDLIDPRDPLLARMIAVQGRYGGSVVALTEVDPGQIHLYGAAAIVPTGEGDVVRVTGLVEKPDAGSAPSLFAVIGRYVLDPAVFGVLRRTGPGRGGEIQLTDALEVLAERGGDGGPVHGVVFTGRRYDTGDRGDYLRAIVRLAAEREDLGPDFRTWLRTYVTKEMQD
- the proB gene encoding glutamate 5-kinase, which gives rise to MVEARRVVVKIGSSSLTTAAGGLDADRVDALVDVLARAREQREVVLVSSGAIAAGLAPLGLSGRPRDLARQQAAASVGQGLLVARYTASFARYGIRVGQVLLTSDDVARRAHYRNAYRTLDQLLSMGALPVVNENDTVATDEIRFGDNDRLAALVAHLVHADLLVLLSDVDALYDGDPRTPGTSRIAEVTGPADLEGVSIGSAGRAGVGTGGMVTKVEAAAIATGAGVPVVLTSAVRAADALAGRPVGTYFHRTGKRSADRLLWLAHASTPRGALRLDPGAVRAVTERGGSLLPAGLTAVEGEFVAGDPVDLLDEAGRAVARGLVNFDARELPRLLGRSTRELARELGPAYEREVVHRDDLVLLRP
- a CDS encoding glycosyltransferase, yielding MTEPAVRPSAPRDIFFVANEVNELGGVARWQAQMAGLFAARGHRVTVVGVAPPEVPMDLGGHPPFDAVTLYEVRPPGRRPKSPLGRANPAARLREAARDRGVRQAAAKLSALFRAARPGAVIIVTQVWAMEWVAVADTAGHRVIGMSHESYAYSRQSSRFQRVERLFRGVDRLVLLTQEDADLWAGRGLNNVGFMPNPLPMMPEVPSPRTEKVVASVGRLSHQKGIDMLLDAWAEAAPLAPGWRLRIHGAGELAEPLRRQCAELGLDDSVEWAGQTADVPGALRAASVFVQSSRGEGFPLALLEAMACGLPCAAFDCAPGVHEIVDDGVDGLLARPGNTSELARRLVRLMNDGDERDRMGELARRSVQRYTPEAITTRWEELFAFLER
- a CDS encoding bifunctional glycosyltransferase/CDP-glycerol:glycerophosphate glycerophosphotransferase, whose amino-acid sequence is MTNAAEGMPGPAPDISVVVIVYNDAARLPAAVRSVLGQSLRNVEVVIADDCSTDDSYEVARQLQAHEPGRVRAIRLAENSGGCGEPRNQGVKAATGRYVMFLDSDDVLDPHACRNMLEAAERTGADLVSGKCVRVHVDSRHNKRVDWYPWLYRSTRTIESITELPDLFVFDTLSTNKCYRREFLLENQLSFPRGIHYEDLLFSAQAYLAADRITLIPQTVYHWNVVEKTQAKSISNRRHEINNFADRLEIHRRVDAILERRGLDALRLHKDVKFLKHDLVLYLRDLPFLDDGYRHRFAEMANGYTRDFPRQAFDALDPIHAICAYLLLQEDWPNLMPAIDTLINRRKVSSPLVERDGRVYWCADHLDDPHARAILDVTEQGYHTVALDSLSLRDELTGYHEDASGVVLDGRVVNPLGVVPPAARLTAELEFKARRRSLRSYRVPVPAVRHEGDFISWHAEVPLRRMLRPLGVLDEVWDIRLRLTADGRTTTGKITAGNTDLEDVGAIEVRPLLTRATADRLRPEVSARGHLAFVLAQHGRAARTGRALLDRNLQGATGRAAKSVLRKARATRRRLDSGPAKVRGYERMVRVLPVRKGTVVFESHLGKQYSDSPRAIHEELRRRKAPVHAVWSYDGKKPPADYPRDAELVRRWSWKYLRALAQAEFWIDNQGYPLKLSKRPETTYIQTWHGSALKRMGFDEPKYRIMSEGDQRDYQRALDRFDHFVVRSEHDVRTLARAYRLPDDKLLRTGYPRNDALVRARTAVGRPPEARELAERLGLRDGLPVVLYAPTFRAAADGKVRAFEPPFDVEAFADRFGAEFTLLVRSHYLNKVTLPPSVAGRLVDVTAVPDITPLLLLADALVTDYSSVMFDYALLGRPIVFYAYDWEEYAHDIRGTYFNLLEEAPGPVARTQEELFTTLADLDAVRTKYGDQVRDFVARYGEYDHGDAAAAIADRFFGPAGGTRR